The following proteins are co-located in the Schistocerca nitens isolate TAMUIC-IGC-003100 chromosome 2, iqSchNite1.1, whole genome shotgun sequence genome:
- the LOC126235871 gene encoding uncharacterized protein LOC126235871, with translation MITATLVLLTAVATTAFDILPKELGNFHLGQAAFLEVFQSEQATENYADQFTLYISNFNPLSLAQKDYIYYIKSPGSQLNDVNNWVPTKIDQENYWPNDLYFMSSSIAGREGIIWTSGFLVPTKTKGCLNIYFTDQEPFDGPYNIASLDDQDYSYHRVIWRDVNGDGLSDAVTARFHTGLLGSVTKQFLWLENPGNSQLEGWTQHMINEDGADIHFQIEQLPVGGTAYDVQLNGEFWNEKVTIYYGTDNANFWQNPSVLQEVVVDDTIGQPFDLYYWDINLDGVKEIIVTAYNGSYGNVFAYTVPEDFRTGTFERHTLAEGFEANFILGGQSMTPGAAHLFYISDEHEQSGEKPYILLSGDDDGKHYILTAASQDKNDWSYEKNVYLDTKATTTGKSVVADLDGDGKKEIVAAAYSAGRVYVYTYGDV, from the exons ATGATCACTGCAACATTGGTTCTTCTCACTGCAGTGGCCACTACTGCCTTTGATATTTTGCCAAAGGAGTTGGGGAACTTCCATTTGGGCCAAGCTGCTTTTCTTGAGGTTTTCCAGTCCGAGCAGGCAACAGAGAACTATGCTGACcagttcaccctgtatatctccaaCTTCAACCCTCTTTCTCTTGCACAG AAAGATTATATTTACTACATCAAGTCTCCTGGGAGTCAGTTAAATGATGTCAACAACTGGGTGCCAACAAAAATAGATCAAGAAAACTATTGGCCAAATGATCTCTATTTTATGAGCA GTTCTATAGCAGGTCGTGAGGGAATAATTTGGACATCAGGTTTTCTTGTACCCACCAAAACGAAAGGTTGTTTGAACATCTACTTCACTGATCAAGAGCCATTTGATGGACCATATAATATTGCTTCATTAGAT GATCAAGACTATTCTTACCATCGAGTAATTTGGAGAGATGTTAATGGTGATGGCCTTTCAGATGCTGTGACTGCTCGTTTCCACACTGGACTCTTAG GCAGTGTAACAAAACAGTTCCTGTGGCTTGAGAATCCAGGTAACAGTCAGTTGGAAGGATGGACTCAGCATATGATAAACGAAGATGGAGCTGATATACATTTTCAGATTGAGCAATTGCCAGTCGGTGGAACAGCCTATGATGTCCAGCTCAATGGGGAATTCTGGAATGAAAAGGTCACAATATACTATGGAACTGACAATGCAAATTTCTGGCAAAACCCTTCTGTG CTACAAGAAGTGGTTGTAGATGATACAATTGGTCAACCTTTTGATTTATATTACTGGGATATTAACCTTGATGGTGTAAAAGAAATAATTGTTACTGCCTATAATGGCAGCTATGGAAATGTTTTTGCTTATACAGTACCAGAAGACTTCAG AACAGGAACATTTGAGAGACACACACTTGCTGAAGGATTTGAGGCTAATTTCATTCTGGGAGGACAGTCTATGACACCTGGTGCTGCACACTTGTTTTACATCTCTGACGAACATGAGCAGTCGGG GGAAAAGCCATATATACTTTTGTCAGGTGATGATGATGGAAAGCACTATATTCTCACAGCGGCAAGTCAAGACAAAAATGATTGGAGCTATGAGAAAAATGTTTATTTGGACACAAAAGCTACTACAACAG